A section of the Myxococcus virescens genome encodes:
- a CDS encoding MOSC domain-containing protein: protein MTRLLSLRVGMPRELGVAGAASPLERPWTSAIFKEPVTGPVWLSRTGLAGDGQADRKVHGGPEKAVFAYPVTHYDFWRERLARADVGPGAFGENWVLSHVTEADVCIGDVLRVGGARVQVSQPRQPCWKPARRWGQRDLSLLLQQTGRTGWYYRVLEEGPVQEGDAVALLERPFPTFTIAFANHAMHGHAPEDAALLAECPLLTPNWRDSLRRRAQGNRGDDRPRLVGPNSAD, encoded by the coding sequence GTGACGCGCTTGTTGTCGCTGCGAGTGGGCATGCCCCGGGAGCTGGGCGTGGCCGGCGCCGCCTCGCCGCTGGAGCGGCCCTGGACCAGCGCCATCTTCAAGGAGCCGGTGACGGGCCCGGTGTGGCTGTCACGCACGGGGCTCGCCGGAGATGGCCAGGCGGACCGCAAGGTCCACGGAGGCCCGGAGAAGGCGGTCTTCGCCTATCCCGTCACGCACTACGACTTCTGGCGGGAACGCCTGGCGCGCGCCGACGTGGGCCCCGGCGCCTTCGGCGAGAACTGGGTGCTCTCCCATGTCACGGAAGCAGACGTCTGCATCGGAGACGTGCTGCGCGTGGGCGGCGCACGCGTGCAGGTATCCCAACCTCGCCAGCCCTGCTGGAAGCCCGCGCGCCGCTGGGGACAGCGCGACCTGTCGCTGCTGCTCCAGCAGACCGGCCGCACCGGCTGGTACTACCGCGTGCTGGAGGAAGGGCCCGTCCAGGAAGGCGACGCGGTGGCCTTGCTCGAGCGCCCCTTTCCCACCTTCACCATCGCCTTCGCCAACCACGCCATGCACGGCCACGCGCCGGAGGACGCCGCGCTGCTGGCGGAGTGTCCCTTGCTGACGCCGAACTGGCGTGACTCGCTCCGAAGACGCGCGCAGGGCAACCGGGGAGACGACCGCCCGCGACTGGTGGGCCCCAACAGCGCCGACTGA
- a CDS encoding efflux RND transporter permease subunit, producing MERALGATAAHNHRRPVLALLLALVLAALGGFLARGLHLNANLVDLLPSSFESVQDLRELERRFGALGWVAVVGEGADPESLKRFADDLAPKLEALPGIRFVEAQRPGAFFRDRALYFLSEEDLREVHRRLEARLRWEQQQANPLYVPLVEEEPPSLDFSDLEAKYAGGAGQRLSTSQGDYYLDEGQRRIVLLAKPDTTSADLGFSRKVTDEVRGLLAAQDLSKYGPGFKVDITGTFQKKLDQQKQIARDIGVASAVATALMLLYLLFHFRSALAVGLVLTPVGAGLAWTYGLVALVFGEVNLLTGFLGAILGGLGLEHGIHLLGRYLHLRGEGHTSESSTRASFTHTGGAALVSALVAAVTFFVLGTSRFRAFREFGVIAGVGMVVLIAAYVLVLPALLGLASRWGWTPRRSSVTTARSPTGQLLMRRRHVITAVSAVLLLGLLSQTGRVRFDFDFGSLEDQDLPSFTLDREVNRLIGYSQTPVVVLTQSPEEEQAMVERLHARQRERGKDSTIDFVTSLSSLVPEDQPRKQRVLQDISRLLERVPEGRLDARQREQVASLRRQAASPPFTRDDLPPSVQQQFLGRQGTSGGFVMVYPSVNQSDGMAVRALAREVRGVGTPEGTRVSAAGESMVMADILDMVTHEAPRILGGTTLAVLLAMWLTLGGLRIALLCMAPTVVSLVALLGLMPLLGLEFNYLNILVIPILIGTTVDAGVHLLTRLSSPGHDFVSVYSETGKAICGGLLTSAMGFGALFLADHPGLNSIGALANLGFATNLLIMLVAFPALLLVLSERRLKRHSARKESQKREPPRHSGRGEPTHAS from the coding sequence GTGGAGCGCGCACTGGGCGCGACGGCCGCGCACAACCACCGGCGTCCGGTGTTGGCGTTGCTGCTGGCGCTGGTGCTGGCCGCCCTGGGTGGCTTCCTCGCGCGAGGGCTGCACCTCAACGCCAACCTCGTGGACCTGCTCCCGTCCTCCTTCGAGAGCGTGCAGGACCTGCGGGAGTTGGAGCGTCGCTTCGGTGCGCTCGGCTGGGTGGCGGTGGTGGGGGAAGGCGCGGACCCCGAGTCCCTGAAGCGCTTCGCGGACGACCTGGCGCCCAAGCTGGAGGCCCTGCCCGGCATCCGCTTCGTCGAGGCGCAGCGCCCCGGCGCCTTCTTCCGCGACCGGGCCTTGTACTTCCTGTCGGAAGAGGACCTGCGGGAGGTGCACCGCCGCTTGGAGGCGCGGCTCCGGTGGGAACAGCAGCAGGCCAACCCGCTCTACGTGCCGCTGGTGGAGGAGGAGCCGCCGTCCCTGGACTTCTCCGACCTGGAGGCGAAGTACGCGGGCGGGGCCGGACAGCGGCTGTCCACCAGCCAGGGTGACTACTACCTGGATGAGGGCCAGCGTCGCATCGTGCTCCTGGCCAAGCCGGACACCACGTCCGCGGACCTGGGCTTCTCGCGCAAGGTCACCGATGAGGTGCGCGGGCTGCTCGCCGCGCAGGACCTGTCGAAGTACGGGCCCGGCTTCAAGGTAGACATCACCGGCACCTTCCAGAAGAAGCTGGACCAGCAGAAGCAGATTGCGCGCGACATCGGCGTGGCCTCGGCGGTGGCCACCGCGCTGATGCTGCTCTACCTCCTCTTCCACTTCCGCAGCGCGCTGGCGGTGGGGCTGGTGCTGACGCCCGTGGGCGCGGGCCTGGCGTGGACGTACGGCCTGGTGGCGCTCGTCTTCGGCGAGGTCAATCTCCTGACGGGCTTCCTGGGCGCCATCCTCGGAGGACTGGGCCTGGAGCACGGCATCCACCTGCTGGGGCGCTACCTGCACCTGCGCGGCGAAGGCCACACGTCCGAGTCCTCCACGCGCGCGTCCTTCACGCACACTGGCGGCGCGGCGCTCGTCTCCGCGCTGGTGGCGGCCGTCACGTTCTTCGTGCTGGGCACCTCGCGCTTCCGTGCGTTCCGTGAGTTCGGCGTCATCGCGGGCGTGGGCATGGTGGTGCTCATCGCCGCCTATGTGCTGGTGCTGCCCGCGCTGCTGGGGCTGGCCTCGCGTTGGGGATGGACCCCCCGGCGCTCCTCCGTCACCACCGCGCGCTCCCCCACGGGCCAGCTGCTGATGCGGCGCCGCCACGTCATCACCGCCGTGTCCGCCGTGCTGCTGCTGGGACTGCTGAGCCAGACGGGGCGCGTGCGCTTCGACTTCGACTTTGGCTCGCTGGAGGACCAGGACCTGCCGTCCTTCACGCTGGACCGCGAGGTCAACCGGCTCATTGGCTATTCGCAGACGCCGGTGGTGGTGCTCACCCAATCGCCCGAGGAGGAACAGGCGATGGTGGAGCGGCTCCACGCGCGGCAACGCGAGCGGGGCAAGGACTCCACCATCGACTTCGTGACCTCGCTATCCTCGCTGGTGCCCGAGGACCAGCCGCGCAAGCAGCGCGTCCTCCAGGACATCTCGCGGCTGCTGGAGCGCGTCCCGGAGGGCCGGCTGGATGCACGGCAACGGGAGCAGGTGGCGTCGCTGCGCAGGCAGGCGGCCTCCCCCCCCTTCACCCGTGACGACCTGCCGCCGAGCGTCCAGCAACAGTTCCTGGGCCGGCAGGGCACGTCGGGGGGATTCGTCATGGTCTACCCGTCCGTGAACCAGTCGGACGGGATGGCGGTCCGCGCGCTGGCGCGGGAGGTTCGCGGCGTGGGGACACCGGAAGGCACGCGCGTCTCCGCGGCCGGCGAATCCATGGTGATGGCGGACATCCTCGACATGGTGACGCACGAGGCACCACGCATCCTCGGCGGCACCACGCTGGCGGTATTGCTGGCCATGTGGCTGACGCTGGGCGGCCTGCGCATCGCCCTGCTGTGCATGGCGCCCACCGTGGTGTCACTGGTGGCGCTGCTGGGGCTGATGCCGCTGCTGGGGCTGGAGTTCAACTACCTCAACATCCTCGTCATCCCGATTCTCATCGGAACGACGGTGGACGCGGGGGTGCACCTGCTGACGCGATTGTCGTCACCGGGCCATGACTTCGTGTCGGTGTATTCGGAGACGGGGAAGGCCATCTGCGGCGGCTTGCTGACCAGCGCGATGGGCTTCGGTGCACTCTTCCTCGCTGACCACCCGGGCCTCAACTCCATTGGCGCACTTGCCAATCTGGGCTTCGCCACCAACCTCCTCATCATGCTGGTGGCCTTCCCGGCCCTGCTGCTGGTGCTGTCGGAGCGCAGGCTGAAGCGCCATTCCGCCCGAAAGGAATCGCAGAAACGGGAGCCGCCGCGCCATTCGGGGCGCGGCGAGCCCACGCACGCAAGCTGA
- a CDS encoding efflux RND transporter permease subunit — protein sequence MSEKRWSERFEGVMGRLAVRNHRKPFQALLLALVLTVLGAYFARTLTLNADFVGLLPKNFPSVQDIEKLRKRFGGQGNVVVVGMGADPEVLKRFADDMAPKLGALSEIRYVSHQRPRSFFDEHSLYYVDVEDLETIQERIDARILWEKQQANPLFVSLVEEDPPSVDFADIEQKYTGRANQRLSGQGDLYYINPTERMVVLMAKPRGSAADLNYSKKVVGQVEDFLAQQDLSKYGPGFKTAVTGTFKKKIDQQRVIVGDLASASTLAMVLLLAYLAFHFRSALSVGLTMAPVMAGLGWTYGFVGLAYGQVNLLTGFLAAVLGGLGVEHGIHLLGRYTTLRSEGMNSEEAVDESFRHTGFSALIAALVAALTFLSLAMSEFRAFREFGIIAAVGMLVSIFSYVLLLPALLGLATRFGWSPRVQQEGTAGPLSLLARWLPRSYRGVGIVVGVGVLALVSQAYRISFNYDSRTLEDYKQASAVLDQKVNDILGYSQTPVVVLTDSQEMEREVVRQLEARKAARGKESTIDFVGALDDLVPKRQDEKQAILQAISAKLEKLDPERLPEDTRNTLVRALNMAKAKPFTQEALPTSVRHQFESLDGSTGGVVLVYAGGVSLSDGEGTRKFAKEVRGLQMPDGSQVSAAGEALILADILDMVSREGPRILAAAVLSVLVAMWLTLGKLRTALICMLPTLLSVVGLVGLMSLLGLQFNYLNIMVLPVLVGTTVDAGVHLVQRLGERGADFVSVYAETGRAIMGGLLTSAIGFVALILAKHPGLNSIGDLANLGFGINMVIVLLGFPSLLLMVERWRRKHSTSSEEQTEQPAPEA from the coding sequence ATGAGTGAGAAGCGTTGGTCGGAGCGGTTCGAGGGCGTCATGGGCCGCCTGGCGGTGCGGAACCACCGGAAGCCCTTCCAGGCGCTGCTCCTGGCTCTGGTGCTCACCGTGCTCGGCGCGTACTTCGCCAGGACGCTGACGCTCAACGCGGACTTCGTGGGACTGCTGCCGAAGAACTTCCCCAGCGTTCAGGACATCGAGAAGCTGCGCAAGCGCTTCGGCGGTCAGGGCAACGTGGTGGTGGTGGGGATGGGCGCGGATCCAGAGGTGCTCAAGCGCTTCGCGGACGACATGGCGCCGAAGCTCGGGGCGCTGTCGGAGATTCGCTACGTCTCCCACCAGCGGCCCCGCTCCTTCTTCGACGAGCATTCGCTCTACTACGTGGACGTCGAGGACCTGGAGACCATCCAGGAGCGCATCGACGCGCGCATCCTCTGGGAGAAGCAGCAGGCCAATCCGCTCTTCGTCTCGCTGGTGGAGGAGGACCCTCCGTCAGTGGACTTCGCTGACATCGAGCAGAAGTACACCGGCCGCGCCAACCAGCGCCTCTCCGGGCAGGGCGACCTCTATTACATCAACCCCACCGAGCGCATGGTGGTGCTGATGGCGAAGCCCCGGGGCAGCGCCGCGGACCTGAACTACTCGAAGAAGGTCGTGGGCCAAGTGGAGGACTTCCTGGCGCAGCAGGACCTGTCGAAGTACGGGCCCGGCTTCAAGACGGCCGTCACCGGCACCTTCAAGAAGAAGATTGATCAGCAGCGCGTCATCGTTGGCGACCTGGCGAGCGCGTCCACGCTGGCCATGGTGTTGCTGCTGGCGTACCTGGCCTTCCACTTCCGCAGCGCGTTGTCGGTGGGCCTCACCATGGCGCCGGTGATGGCGGGCCTGGGCTGGACGTACGGCTTCGTGGGGCTGGCCTACGGGCAGGTCAATCTCCTGACGGGCTTCCTCGCGGCGGTGCTGGGCGGCCTGGGCGTGGAGCACGGCATCCACCTGTTGGGGCGCTACACGACGCTGCGCTCGGAGGGGATGAACTCCGAGGAAGCGGTGGATGAGTCCTTCCGGCACACCGGCTTCTCCGCGCTCATCGCGGCGCTGGTGGCGGCGCTCACCTTCCTCAGCCTGGCCATGTCGGAGTTCAGGGCGTTCCGCGAGTTCGGCATCATCGCCGCGGTGGGCATGCTGGTGAGCATCTTCTCCTACGTGCTGCTGCTGCCCGCGTTGCTGGGGCTGGCCACGCGCTTCGGCTGGTCGCCGCGGGTGCAGCAAGAGGGGACGGCCGGGCCGCTGAGCCTGCTGGCTCGCTGGTTGCCGCGCTCCTACCGGGGCGTGGGCATCGTGGTGGGCGTGGGCGTGCTGGCGCTGGTGTCACAGGCGTACCGCATCTCGTTCAACTACGACTCGCGCACGCTGGAGGACTACAAGCAGGCGTCAGCGGTGCTGGACCAAAAGGTGAACGACATCCTGGGCTACTCGCAGACGCCGGTGGTGGTGCTCACCGATTCGCAGGAGATGGAGCGCGAGGTGGTGCGCCAGTTGGAGGCGCGCAAGGCGGCGCGGGGGAAGGAGTCCACCATCGACTTCGTGGGCGCGCTGGATGACCTGGTCCCCAAGCGGCAGGACGAGAAGCAGGCCATCCTCCAGGCCATCTCCGCGAAGTTGGAGAAGCTGGACCCGGAGCGGCTGCCCGAGGACACGCGCAACACGCTGGTGCGGGCGCTGAACATGGCGAAGGCGAAGCCCTTCACCCAGGAGGCCCTGCCTACCAGCGTGCGGCACCAGTTCGAGAGCCTGGATGGCAGCACGGGCGGCGTGGTGCTGGTGTACGCCGGTGGCGTCAGTCTGTCGGACGGTGAGGGCACGCGGAAGTTCGCCAAGGAAGTGCGTGGCCTGCAGATGCCGGACGGCAGTCAGGTGTCGGCGGCGGGTGAGGCGCTCATCCTGGCGGACATCCTGGACATGGTGTCGCGCGAGGGGCCGCGCATCCTCGCGGCGGCGGTGCTGAGCGTGCTGGTGGCCATGTGGCTGACGCTGGGCAAGCTGCGCACCGCGCTCATCTGCATGTTGCCCACGCTGCTGTCCGTCGTCGGCCTGGTGGGGCTGATGTCGCTGCTGGGGCTGCAGTTCAACTACCTCAACATCATGGTGCTGCCGGTGCTGGTGGGCACCACGGTGGACGCGGGGGTGCACCTGGTGCAGCGGCTGGGCGAGCGCGGCGCGGACTTCGTCTCCGTGTACGCGGAGACAGGCCGGGCCATCATGGGCGGCCTGCTGACGAGCGCCATCGGCTTCGTCGCGCTCATCCTGGCGAAGCATCCGGGCCTCAACTCCATTGGTGACCTGGCCAACCTGGGCTTCGGCATCAACATGGTCATCGTGCTGCTGGGCTTCCCATCGCTGCTGCTGATGGTGGAGCGCTGGCGCCGCAAGCACAGCACGTCCTCGGAAGAGCAGACCGAGCAGCCCGCGCCGGAGGCGTGA
- a CDS encoding Erp protein: MAKQMKRGWMWAGALAGTLALGTACSATEAPVQVAQVDPSTGQTVTPGTAPSNTTPGTGSGTTPQTGSTNTNPNTLPPATNPNTLPPGTSTTTPGTGGSGATGTTPYNTGAEGATSTVPGTTPYNTDAGTGGSGALPTPGIGTTPGLDTPTGTGTSNTVPAPSGVMNDGGTGF; encoded by the coding sequence ATGGCGAAGCAGATGAAGCGGGGTTGGATGTGGGCCGGAGCACTGGCGGGTACCCTGGCGTTGGGAACCGCGTGTAGCGCGACGGAGGCTCCGGTGCAGGTGGCGCAGGTGGACCCGTCCACCGGACAGACGGTGACGCCAGGCACCGCGCCGAGCAACACCACGCCGGGCACGGGCTCCGGCACGACGCCGCAGACGGGCTCGACGAACACGAACCCCAACACCCTGCCCCCGGCGACGAACCCCAACACCCTGCCCCCGGGAACGTCCACGACGACGCCGGGCACGGGCGGCTCCGGCGCTACGGGCACCACGCCCTACAACACGGGCGCGGAGGGCGCCACGTCCACCGTTCCGGGCACCACGCCCTACAACACGGACGCGGGCACGGGCGGCTCGGGGGCGCTGCCCACGCCAGGCATCGGCACCACGCCCGGACTCGACACTCCGACGGGCACCGGGACGTCCAACACCGTCCCCGCGCCCTCCGGCGTCATGAACGACGGCGGCACCGGCTTCTAG